Within the Mauremys reevesii isolate NIE-2019 linkage group 2, ASM1616193v1, whole genome shotgun sequence genome, the region CAAATGAGTGGCATATCTCGTACTAAGATGTGAGAGGTAGTTCAAGATGATGCATCTCCACTTCTGACCTCATTTCATGTTCTAAATTATACTTTCTCTTAAGTGGTACGTTGGAAGTTTATTCCTGAGCCCAGAGACTTAGTGTAAAGAACAAAATCACAAGAGTCAAGTTGACCAAAATATGGCATATCTATTGTATTTTCTAAAAAAGCGGTGAACATGTCTCTACCAAAGTCTAAATTTATATATCCAAGTAAGTAGTTAGGTATGCACACCCCCTTTTTAAATGTACAAATACCCGTTTGTATGAACAAATGCGGTTTTTTTCTGGAGaaaactcatctgcatctatattGTGTCAGTACCCCTCTTTTAGTGGCCTCTTTAAAGCCAAGTATTCAAAGCATTTTGGTCCTTTGCACAACTGTTTCCACAAAAGTGAATGTAACTTTTTTACTTAGACACCCTTCACAATGCAGCTGAGAATTCCTGCTCCCCCGTAGATGGGGTGTATGTGGAACTAACTCGGTCAGGTGCCTCAGCATAGAGAAATGGGCAATATTTACATAAATGGATTGCAATGCGGTTTCGGAAAAAGGTATAAAGATATTTCCTAAACTTTTCACCAGCAAAGGCATAGATCACGGGGTTGATACAACAGTGGATCATTGCAATCGCTTCTGTCACTTGGATTGCTAGCTCCAGCTGACTGCTCCCCTCACAGTTATTTAGGGAAAATGAATCTTGAAAAGTGTATATGAGAATAACGATGTTGTATGGTGCccagaaaagaaaataaacaagcaTTATGATAAAAATAAGCCTGACTGCCTTATGTTTTTTCTCATTCCTACATCTCAGTAATGTCCTTATAATCTCGGCATAGCAAAAGATCATAATGACCAGTGGAATGACAAGTCCCAGGATGTTCATCTTTAAAGTCTGGAATTGCTTCCATTTACTTTCCTGTCCCAATGGATAATGAGGGCTACATGTAAAATGAGATGACTCCCTTTTAGCTTTGTGAAATATAAACCCTGGAAGAGAGGCTAATATTGCAACACCCCAAATGACAACACTTGTGAGGATGCCATAGGTAACCGTCCTAGCCTTTAAAGCAAACACTGCATGGACAATGGCCAGATATCTATCTATTGTCAAAAGTATTATGAAAAAAATTCCACTGTAGAAGCCAGCATAATAGATCCCTGAAAGAATTTTACACATTGCATTTCCAAAATCCCACTCACGTGCTGCGTAGTAAGCCCAAAATGGCAGGGAAAGAATAAAAAGCAAATCAGAAATCGCCAGATTCAGTAGATAGATGTCAGTCATGCTTCTCAGCTTCTtgtattttatcaggatcagcaCAACTAGCGCATTTCCCACCAGGCCAAATATCAGCACCAAAGAATAAAGTGGTGGCAAAAACAGGGATGCAAATTTTTTGACATCAGCTTTTTGGCATGGTTCTGAGCCACTATAATAATCATAGGTTGTCATGTCAGTTCCTTCTTTATCCATCTTGTTCTGTCCTGGATGAAGAAAGAGATGGTAGAAACTAAAGAGCTGGACTAAAACTCAGACAAAGATTGGAATTTTACCACAAACAATAATTTTGGTGGCTTGTGGTGACTCCCATATTTCAGCTGCCTAACACTTCCTATTATAAAAGATTATAGCAATTTTTTTGAGAAGCTCTGAGATTTCCATTATTTGCACTAGGCCTTTGAAATGCAGTGGGGAGAAAGCCTTAGGGCTagagaagtgccttttctttTTCCCCATGAAATTCTGTTTAGGTTTTGCTGTGTtatgacataaaaatacaaaaatgtcacagcccactgttactgaaaaattgcctaCTTTCTCATGTTtacaatataattataaaataaatcaattgaatataaatattgtacttttcagtgtatagtatatacagcagtataaacaagttattgtctgtatgaaatttcaaTGTGTACTGACTTCGCGAGTGCATTTTATGTAGCTGGTTgtgaaactaggcaaatatctagatgagttgatgtaccccctggaagacctctgcatctccccaggggtacacatacacCTGGTTAAGGACAACTGTCCTAAAACACCAGGCTTACACTGCTGcctaagcagcagcagcagcagcagccactgcaCTGGTAGTGCTTAGGAGCTGTTATAACAGCTGTGGTGCAGAAGGAGAGAGAGTCAGGTTGGCTACCCACTAACCACCCACCCAGACGTAGCATGTGGCCACAGCAAGCTGTTCCCCCCAGCTTCCCCCTGGAAGAACCACATGGGACAGAAATTCCCCTACCTCTTGGGAGGATGTGGGCAAAGATGCACTCCAGGCTCCCCTGAGCCACTCTCTAGATGCAGGTGTTCACATACACATGTGTTGTGCCCTCAGATGATAGCTTTCTCCTGCCGGTAGTTACTGTAGCTCAAATGGTAGATAACTGTATGCCTATGCCAAAGTTTAAGAATTCAAACCCTGCTGAATACACATGAAAGAAGGATTATTAGAGTTGTACATAACTGAATTTGTTTTATGTGTTTTCTTCTAAAATGAAAAATACATAAAAACTAAATTAATAGAaaattatttaggttgcaaagtcaagtactcaaaagttaggacaTGCCAGATTTATTGTTGCCTGTGGCACCTTAATTCTGTCCACTTGTGCACATACATTGTGTTAcagtatttaattacatgatccccTTGCatttttcccacaggaccttTTCCACAGTCAGTGCAAAAGATGGATgcacaagggggcagaattaaagttgcataGGCAACCATAATGCAGGCGGTTCCTATATtttgattttgcagccaaaataacaTTCTTTTAGCCTTGTTCATATGTACACAACATTTGTAGGAAGAGACATGCAGTCTGGTCAGTCTCATCTTTTTTATTTCCTTGACAGTAAACAGTACATGATTATACCTGTATCATATAAATATGTAAAATATAATGTTGACCAGACTTATGAAAATACTCTGACTTAGTTGTTGAAACCCTAAATACTGCTGATTAATGACTGCAAGTCTACAGATGCATGAACTGCACACACTTGTGGGCCAGATCTTTAGGTGGTGAAAGTTCACctaacttcattgaagtcaatggagttataccagtttatgtcaactgaggatctggcccttaatgtaCAGTATTATATGTTATTTTTATCTAGATAGAGATATCTTGCAGTAAAGAGTTAAAATTATTACTGGCCCATTCAGAAGCAAGCTGATCTTAAAaagcagtatcagaggggtagccgtgttagtctggatctgtaaaagcaacaaagaatcctgtggcaccttatagactaacagacgtctgttagtctataaggtgccacaggattctttgttgctcttaaAAAGCAGAAAACTGAGAGAGCTGATCAGAATTTAAGGTGTCATTGTCTTTAAGAGACAGGGTTGCTTTTCAATGAAATAGTTGCCTTTTTTTAGTTGCTGTGTCTCAGGGactcttggtgccaactggcagagggcatagGAGATACTCAGTTTTCCAGGGATCCCCTGCATCAGATATATGCATAATAATTCCCCCAACAATCAGTGGCACTGGAAcacttttaatagtgggggtgctgaaagcagtTTTTACTTTTTACCTCATGCTCCCCCTTACTCCAGTGCacgtctcccccaccccccagagcttGGACCAGGAGCAGAGCTGTGTCTCTGGGAGAGGGGGGAACTCAGATGGGGTAAGGAGGCCAAGTCTGGGGCCATAGCTGGGGGCAGGcgcggggccaggagtggagccctgggagcagggggtcgGGCATGGGGTTGGGAGTGGAGCCCCAGGAATGGGATGCGGGGCCAGGAGTGGGACTCTGGGCATAGGTccagtggctggggagaggggtgcagggccagtgCCCCAGAGCAGAGCTCCAGTGCCCGGCTGGGAGTGGGGCCCCAGGTGCAGAGCCAGGCATGGAGCCCCAGGTGCAGGCGTCACAGGCCCAAGAGCATGGGGCCAGCAACCAGGGAGCAGGTCCCGTGGCCAGGACCTGAGTCCTGAGTGCAGGACCAGCGAGCGGAGTCCTGGGTGTGGGATTTGGAGCAGAGCACTGGGCatggggccgggagcagggcccCTGGCATGGAGTCCtaggcatggggccagcagctggggactGGGCCTAAACaatggcatgtgaggtctctgctgagagccagtagcccactggtcatcataatcattgcaaaatgtgTATACAGATAATATTTAAGAACATTATGTATCTATACTAAAATTCTTAAGGATTTGGGATTAGGGATAAGGATTTGGGATTCAGGTGggtcaccaggaggtgacatACCTCAGGAATATTCCTTTCAAGCAGGAGGTAACAGATGCTTATCTCTCTATCTGGTCATGGGTGTACTGGGCCTTGTAGGCCTCTCAACAGATGCCTGTTGGCCTACTGAGACAAATGCGAGTCAAGAGATTGTGAAATCTTCAAGAGAGAAAATGTACAGGAAGAAATAAACAGCAGCAGAGGATCatcttcaggggcggctctaggcaccagctaaacaagcagatgcctagggcggcaaaatatatgGGGCGGCATaatgctggggccccagctcataccTGAAGCAGCATCCCAGGCTGGATCCTGACCGCCCTGGGGGGCGGTAACCAGGCTGTTGTTCTGCCGCCGAGTGCAACGGGGCAGGGAGCCGGCTAAGTGGGGAACATGTCCCCGCCGCTCTCCCACAGGCAGCGGCCACCCCCGACCCCTCAGGCGGGAGCCAGTAGcggagccctgccccagctgcagaggacaggccgctcctcctcggcttgtccccaCTGCTGCAAGCCGAGGAgcagcccgtcctctgcagctggggcagggccgcgctaccagctccCTCCTGGGAGGGTAGGGGGGTGGCCGCTGACTGCAGGAGAGCGGCACgaacaagccgaggaggagcggcccgtcctctgcagctggggcagggccgtgcTACCGGCTCCGCCTGGGAGGGGGGCGCTGACCGCAGAAGAGCGGCAGGAGCCGGTAGCACGGTCCTGCCCAGCTGAAGAGGACAGGCCACTCCTCCTCGGTTTGTCCCTGCCACTGCAAGCCGAagagcggcccgtcctctgcagccggggcagggctgcgctaccGGATCCCACCTGGGAGGGTAGGGGGGTGGCCGCTGATGGCGGAAAAGT harbors:
- the LOC120399473 gene encoding C-C chemokine receptor type 5-like translates to MDKEGTDMTTYDYYSGSEPCQKADVKKFASLFLPPLYSLVLIFGLVGNALVVLILIKYKKLRSMTDIYLLNLAISDLLFILSLPFWAYYAAREWDFGNAMCKILSGIYYAGFYSGIFFIILLTIDRYLAIVHAVFALKARTVTYGILTSVVIWGVAILASLPGFIFHKAKRESSHFTCSPHYPLGQESKWKQFQTLKMNILGLVIPLVIMIFCYAEIIRTLLRCRNEKKHKAVRLIFIIMLVYFLFWAPYNIVILIYTFQDSFSLNNCEGSSQLELAIQVTEAIAMIHCCINPVIYAFAGEKFRKYLYTFFRNRIAIHLCKYCPFLYAEAPDRVSSTYTPSTGEQEFSAAL